One Malaclemys terrapin pileata isolate rMalTer1 chromosome 7, rMalTer1.hap1, whole genome shotgun sequence genomic region harbors:
- the CH25H gene encoding cholesterol 25-hydroxylase, producing MNCSVHHSVLLSYGMEKRLDPGTLQLLWDFVKAKEQLLKSPYFPVLFSFTAYLTFCLPYIALDFLSTKVPAVRKYKIQPLSYPTLGMMVPCMVQCVYHHAVFIFPVTVAHWYWRPVDLPVMAPDLPRVLLDVTVCLLLFDFQYFLWHLLHHKVPWLYKTFHKVHHKHVSTFALTTQYSSVWELLSLGFFAAINPVLLKCHPLTEMIFFLVNIWLSVEDHSGYELPWSTNRLMPFGLYGGAPHHDLHHLKFKCNYAPYFTHWDRLFGTLAHARSQQ from the coding sequence ATGAACTGCAGCGTGCACCACAGTGTGCTCCTCAGTTACGGGATGGAGAAGAGGCTAGACCcaggcactctgcagctcctctgGGACTTTGTCAAAGCAAAGGAGCAATTACTCAAGTCCCCTTACTTTCCAGTGCTGTTTTCGTTTACAGCTTACCTGACTTTCTGTCTTCCTTACATTGCACTGGACTTCTTAAGCACTAAAGTACCAGCCGTGAGAAAATACAAAATCCAGCCTCTGAGTTATCCAACTCTGGGAATGATGGTACCGTGTATGGTTCAGTGTGTCTATCATCACGCTGTCTTTATCTTCCCAGTGACAGTTGCTCATTGGTACTGGAGACCAGTGGATTTACCAGTAATGGCTCCAGACCTGCCGAGGGTCCTGCTGGATGTAACGGTTTGCCTGCTTCTCTTTGATTTCCAGTATTTTCTGTGGCATTTGCTTCATCATAAGGTGCCTTGGCTCTACAAGACTTTTCACAAGGTTCATCATAAGCATGTATCTACGTTTGCTCTTACCACACAGTACTCAAGTGTTTGGGAGTTACTTTCACTGGGATTTTTTGctgccataaatccagtgttgcTGAAGTGCCATCCTTTGACAGAAATGATTTTCTTCCTTGTTAATATCTGGCTGTCAGTGGAGGATCATTCAGGCTATGAACTTCCATGGTCAACAAACAGACTGATGCCATTTGGCTTGTATGGAGGAGCTCCGCATCATGATCTCCATCACCTGAAGTTCAAATGTAACTATGCTCCTTACTTCACCCACTGGGACAGACTATTTGGAACACTTGCTCACGCACGTTCACAACAATAA